The sequence ATTTATGATTGCTCCTAAAAGGATTATTCCGAAATACTTCAATTGGTTATTTGATGCTTTCAAATAATTTCCGAATATTAATCTTGTGTATAAAAATGGCAGTGATATTAATAAAATTCTAAAAGGAACGTAGCTTTGAGAAAATTCAGATCCTATGATTTGGAATATTATTTTATCCATTAAAAGGCTTATAATTATTGCAAATATGGATATTCCTATATTTATTATTATTGTTTTATTAATTAATTTTTTGACTTGGGATTTACTTGTTTTTGTAATTCTTGAAATCGCAGGAAACGATGCGCTTGCTAATATACCTCCTAATGCATAAAGTAAGAGGAGTATTTTTACAGAGACTGAATAAATGCCGATTAGATCGAATGATACAAACAGTGCAAGTATTGAAATATCTATATATGTGTATAGTGCATTAACTAATATGCTCAATGCGAAGGGCCAGCTTTCTTTTATTAGTTCATATGTTTGTTTAAATTCAAGTAATGTATTTGAGAAATTTGTTTTTTTTAGCACAAGATATGCAATAATTACTAGGGTTATTAAAGACGCAGCAATATAAGATAAAAATATAAAATTAATCGTTGAATTTATTGTGGTTATTGCAGCTATTGATCCAATTAACAGTGTCGCGTATAAAATTTTTCCAATGGCTACAAAATGCATTTTTTCAAGTCCTTGACTTATATATAAAACATATTCAGAAAAATTTTGAATTATGGTCCAGGTAAATGCTAATAGTACAAAAGCAAAAAGTTCTATAGGGTATCCGATTATAAAATAAATTCCACTTCCTAAAATTACTGCAGTCGCTGACAGGATTAGCTTTATTTGGGTGATTGTAATTAAATTGTTATTTAAAAAAAATTTGTTTTTTGCTATTTCTCTAATTGAATATGTTGACAATCCAAAATCAATAAGTACAGAAAATAGTGTTGCGAATGAAATTGCGAAATTGAATTGTCCGTACTTTAACGCTCCTAAAATATTTGCAATTAGTACTGTTGTTAAAAATAATAGTATTTTATTTGATATTTCTGCCAAGAACAACCAAAACGTATTCTTCATTATTGTTTGCTGCGTTGTTTTATTTTCAAACAAAAACTCTTTTCCAAACTTAATTAGTCCTTTTTCTTTTATTCCTGTCTTTATGTATTTGAAGAGTTCTTTCAACTTATTTTTGCCCCTAACGCCTTTTGTTTTTTGTGTTCTTCTTTTATTTATTTTAAAGCTTTCCTTAATTTTCACCAAAAATATTAAATACCTCTTCTCCAAAAGTTCTATTTCAAAGTGAAAATATCAATAATCTCAGGCGGTTTTGACCCAGTCCATAAAGGCCATATCAGAATGTTCAAGGCAGCAAAAGCTTTAGCAGACAAAACAGTTTGTATCTTAAACAATAATAATTGGCTTAAAGCCAAAAAAGACTTCGTCTTCATGGATGAAGAAGAAAGAAAGGAAATCTTAGAAGCAATAAGGTACATAGACGAAGTATTAATAACCAGTCACAAGCCAAACGACGAAAA comes from Candidatus Woesearchaeota archaeon and encodes:
- a CDS encoding flippase; translation: MVKIKESFKINKRRTQKTKGVRGKNKLKELFKYIKTGIKEKGLIKFGKEFLFENKTTQQTIMKNTFWLFLAEISNKILLFLTTVLIANILGALKYGQFNFAISFATLFSVLIDFGLSTYSIREIAKNKFFLNNNLITITQIKLILSATAVILGSGIYFIIGYPIELFAFVLLAFTWTIIQNFSEYVLYISQGLEKMHFVAIGKILYATLLIGSIAAITTINSTINFIFLSYIAASLITLVIIAYLVLKKTNFSNTLLEFKQTYELIKESWPFALSILVNALYTYIDISILALFVSFDLIGIYSVSVKILLLLYALGGILASASFPAISRITKTSKSQVKKLINKTIIINIGISIFAIIISLLMDKIIFQIIGSEFSQSYVPFRILLISLPFLYTRLIFGNYLKASNNQLKYFGIILLGAIINISLNFLLIPNFSYLGAAIATTLSEIAVFSISTITYFKLINQRNT
- a CDS encoding adenylyltransferase/cytidyltransferase family protein — protein: MKISIISGGFDPVHKGHIRMFKAAKALADKTVCILNNNNWLKAKKDFVFMDEEERKEILEAIRYIDEVLITSHKPNDENKSVCNELSLIKQKYPNHHLIFANGGDRKADNIPEYQLCNKLNIEMVFNVGGEKAQSSSDLTKNRK